In a genomic window of Comamonadaceae bacterium OTU4NAUVB1:
- a CDS encoding histidine kinase, which produces MTTSCPPAAMPTAAAVLDDGATGAVQDLLEAQRRALAREIHDDIGGALGAAHFDLSWVARHPGHADAAAHVASAHAALRQAMAATQRVVHDLYPPDLSEGLAAALRALTRDVGRRHGLPVALEIAPGLDAALSASTRLALYRTAQEALANVARHARAGAATVACGREGDAAWLAVRDDGRGFDLGAARTPRGADDPRGAGGFGLRGLAERARSAGGRFAIDSRPGHGTAVRMTVPVRGGPGGGEADGDGGHDNEDDAQGVHGRPG; this is translated from the coding sequence GTGACCACCTCATGCCCTCCCGCCGCCATGCCGACGGCGGCGGCGGTCCTGGACGACGGCGCCACCGGTGCCGTCCAGGACCTGCTGGAAGCCCAACGCCGCGCGCTGGCGCGCGAGATCCACGACGACATCGGCGGTGCCCTCGGCGCGGCGCATTTCGACCTGTCGTGGGTGGCGCGCCATCCGGGCCACGCCGACGCGGCGGCGCACGTCGCCTCCGCGCACGCGGCCCTGCGCCAGGCGATGGCCGCGACGCAGCGCGTGGTGCACGACCTGTATCCGCCCGACCTGTCGGAGGGCCTGGCGGCGGCGCTGCGCGCGCTGACACGGGACGTCGGACGGCGCCACGGGCTGCCGGTGGCGCTGGAGATCGCGCCCGGCCTGGACGCGGCGCTGTCCGCGTCCACGCGCCTGGCGCTCTACCGGACCGCGCAGGAGGCGCTCGCCAACGTCGCGCGCCATGCGCGGGCCGGCGCGGCGACCGTCGCGTGCGGGCGCGAGGGCGACGCGGCGTGGCTGGCGGTGCGCGACGACGGCCGGGGTTTCGACCTCGGCGCGGCGCGGACGCCGCGCGGCGCCGACGACCCGCGCGGCGCCGGGGGCTTCGGCCTGCGCGGGCTGGCCGAGCGCGCGCGCTCGGCGGGCGGACGCTTCGCCATCGACAGCCGGCCGGGACACGGCACGGCGGTGCGCATGACGGTGCCCGTGCGCGGCGGGCCGGGAGGCGGCGAGGCTGACGGCGACGGCGGCCACGACAACGAAGACGACGCGCAAGGCGTGCACGGGAGACCCGGATGA
- a CDS encoding response regulator transcription factor, whose amino-acid sequence MIDVVICDDHALVRRGIRQTLQEAVDLRVTGEASSYADVRELLRHVHCDVLLLDLALPGRGGLEVLAALADAESTVRVLVVSMFPEEQYAIRCLKAGAQGYVSKSGDPAELVMATRLVAQGRKYVTPEMAQMLAETVSRPAQDSTLAHSVLSDRELQTLTMIASGKRLSDIAEELKLSPKTVSVYRSRVLEKLNLPNNAAVTVYAIRNQLV is encoded by the coding sequence ATGATCGATGTGGTGATATGCGACGACCATGCGCTGGTGCGTCGCGGCATCCGCCAGACGCTTCAGGAGGCCGTCGACCTGCGGGTGACGGGCGAGGCGTCGAGCTACGCGGACGTGCGCGAACTGCTGCGCCACGTCCACTGCGACGTCCTGCTGCTCGACCTGGCGCTGCCGGGGCGGGGCGGGCTGGAGGTGCTGGCGGCGCTGGCCGATGCCGAATCGACGGTGCGGGTGCTGGTGGTGTCGATGTTTCCGGAGGAGCAGTACGCCATCCGCTGCCTGAAGGCGGGCGCCCAGGGCTATGTCAGCAAGAGCGGCGATCCGGCCGAACTGGTGATGGCCACGCGCCTGGTGGCGCAGGGCCGCAAGTACGTCACGCCGGAGATGGCGCAGATGCTGGCCGAGACGGTGTCGCGCCCGGCGCAGGACAGCACCCTGGCGCATTCGGTGCTCTCCGACCGCGAACTGCAGACGCTGACGATGATCGCCTCGGGCAAGCGCCTGTCGGACATCGCCGAGGAGCTCAAGCTCAGCCCCAAGACCGTCAGCGTCTACCGCTCGCGCGTGCTGGAGAAGCTCAACCTGCCCAACAACGCGGCCGTCACGGTCTACGCGATCCGCAACCAGCTGGTCTGA
- a CDS encoding amino acid ABC transporter ATP-binding protein produces MKHPDPPSAAISVRGLCKDYDGVEVLRDIGFDVAPGTTTCLLGPSGSGKSTLLRCLNWLEVPARGTVRIGGERMGRVDEGGASRPMSRRELATARGRIGTVFQNFALWPHLTVLENVMEAPVHVHGRSPAEAREQAVLLLDRVGLSTKAHEYPHRLSGGQKQRVAISRALAIRPRVLLFDEPTSALDPEMVGEVLEVMRQLAATGLTMMVVTHEMGFARDVADNVMFLDGGKLVEMATPDHFFQRPRTERAKRFLARHA; encoded by the coding sequence ATGAAGCATCCCGACCCGCCATCGGCGGCGATTTCCGTGCGCGGCCTCTGCAAGGACTACGACGGCGTCGAGGTCCTGCGCGACATCGGTTTCGACGTGGCGCCCGGCACCACGACCTGCCTGCTCGGCCCCAGCGGCTCGGGCAAGTCGACCCTCCTGCGCTGCCTGAACTGGCTGGAGGTTCCGGCCCGGGGCACGGTCCGGATCGGCGGCGAGCGGATGGGCCGCGTGGACGAGGGCGGGGCGAGCCGTCCGATGTCGCGCCGGGAACTGGCCACGGCGCGCGGCAGGATCGGCACGGTGTTCCAGAACTTCGCCCTGTGGCCGCACCTGACGGTGCTGGAGAACGTCATGGAGGCGCCGGTCCACGTGCATGGCCGCTCGCCGGCCGAGGCGCGCGAGCAGGCCGTGCTGCTGCTCGACCGGGTGGGCCTGTCGACCAAGGCGCACGAGTATCCCCACCGGCTCTCCGGCGGACAGAAACAGCGCGTGGCGATCAGCCGGGCCCTGGCCATCCGGCCCCGGGTGCTGCTGTTCGACGAACCGACCAGCGCGCTGGACCCCGAGATGGTCGGCGAGGTCCTGGAGGTGATGCGCCAGCTGGCGGCGACGGGACTCACGATGATGGTGGTCACCCACGAGATGGGTTTCGCCCGGGACGTCGCCGACAACGTCATGTTCCTCGACGGCGGCAAGCTCGTCGAGATGGCCACGCCGGACCACTTCTTCCAGCGGCCCCGGACCGAGCGGGCGAAGCGGTTCCTGGCGCGCCACGCGTGA